Part of the Drosophila kikkawai strain 14028-0561.14 chromosome 3L, DkikHiC1v2, whole genome shotgun sequence genome is shown below.
AGATTGTTGGGAATCAGTAATAACACTAACAATTCGTTTAtctcaatttaaaatttttaaagaaacaaaaactcACAATATACCAATTGCAGATTTCCAAAAAAGAAATGGAGGAAGTGCCTGTTCATCCACTGAGCCAGGATCCCACGGCTGCCTGGCGGGATATTAGCAAGTCGCAGCGCGTAATCAAGGTTACGATGAAGCCGCCGACCACCACGGTGGCTCCCAACAAGGCCCGGGTGGTGTGCATGTCCGATACCCACTCACTGACACCCTACATCAAGTTCGACATACCAGATGGCGATATCTTTATCCACGCGGGCGATTTCACCAAGTGCGGCCAGCTGGAAGAGGTGGAGGAGTTCAACAATTGGATTGGCGGTCTGCCGCATCGCCACAAGATCGTGATTGCCGGCAATCATGAGCTGAGTTTCGACAGCACCTTCACCCATCCGTTCCAGAAGGGCGGCGCCGGACAAGGCAGCGGCAAGGGTCACGCCTCGAGTAGCAAGCACACCGGCATGTCCATCCTGGACGATTTGCCCACGCTGGGCAATGCGAAGGAGAGTCTGGAGAGCGCAGTCCAGACACAAAATGTGCGTCAGGTGCTGACCAATTGCCGGTATATAGAGGATGAGTTGCTGGAGATTTGGGGTATACGGATTTATGGTTCACCCTGGCAGCCCGAATTCTGTCGCTGGGCCTTCAACGTCCCTCGCGGTGCTCCCTGTCTGGCAAAGTGGAACCAAGTTCCCGAGGGCATTGACATCTTAGtgacacacacaccacccgtGGGTCATGGGGATCTCTGCTGCTCGGGCGTTCGGGCGGGATGCGTGGAGCTCCTGAGCACCGTGCAGCAGCGAGTGCGTCCCAAATACCATGTCTTTGGCCATGTGCACGAGGGCTATGGCATCACCAGCGACGGAAGAATCATCTTTGTGAACGCCTCCACATGTGACATAAATTATTTACCCAACAATGCGCCCATCGTTTTCGATGTGACGCTACCACCGGGAGTTCGGAAGGATTAAACGACTCtgattttgatatttattcgCATTTTGTTGCAGGTTCAATGAATTTATCCTCGTCCCAAAAcgttgtatattttattttaagttttagttgctttataaatttttatttataagtaaTGAAGTGTTTCTCGGGGTCTTAAAGTTACGATTAAACGAAGTTTGGtagaaaaaatgtacaaatctTGAAAATCAGTGTCATTAATTCAGTAAATCaggttttatattattttcattgtATCCTTATTCCCTTAAAAAAACTCTAACCAAGGcttaaatccattttaaattattaaatttacatttttatatccAGCTAATTATATATAATGATTTGCAGTTTCCCAAAACCCAAATTAGTTTAagtggaatttatttaaatttcaatcgATTAGCCGCCAATAATGAAAAattgctggaaaaaatatggaaCGACGATCACCTATGGACAATGCAACTCTGTTCTTGCAGTTTGACGTTTCTCTTTTGGCGGCGGGCGTAACGGCGCTATTCCAGTGACTCCCTAACCAATCTACCCTGAGGCTGCAATTTTTCGCGTGGcgaaaaaaaggcaaaaagaaaaggaagatAGTTCCCTTGTCCCGTAgaagattttaaattgtatttttcgattttagcTTTCCCAAGAAAAGCTCGTAAAATAAAATGGTGAGAACGATTAATAGTGGTGTTTTATAATTGAAAAGTTAATAGGCGGAGAAATGGGTTTAAAAAGCATACCCGGCCTAAGCTTAAATATACTATTCATGGTACTAAAAATTATTACTCAAAGGAATTTAAGTACTTTCCTTGAAGAAAAGTAAAGGAAATATGATTTTTTCCAGTAAAAGTgctaaagaaatatattggaTAAACTTTACTTCCAGTTAAAGTGCCAtgaaaagtaaagaaaaaagcTTGTTTCCAGTAGAAGTGCTTAAAGTtgaaacataaaaaaacatgaaaaacataaaacattgaaagtaaatgttaaaataaaaaataaaaaactcccaaaattcttaaaaagaaacagtttctaaaataataaataattacttattttgagatgaaaaatgttttttcctTAATCTAAAATGCATATTCCCTAGGAAAATCGATATCTTTAAGCGTAAGAATTGCaggaatttataataatttcaagaacttatattttgaaattgttaaaaatattttcaagtgtAATTTAAACCTAACCTAGAACTAAAAAAATGGCGTCGATCcatacttttatatatttgtctaTTTTTGCACCTTCCTTTGACAGCGCGAAGTGATCTCCATCCAGATTGGCCAGTGCGGCATCCAAATCGGCAACGCCTGCTGGGAGCTGTACCTGCTGGAGCACGGCATCAATTTGGATGGCAGCCTGAAGAGCAAGGAGGAGCTGCAGGCCAGCGGCAGCAGTGCTAGTGTCGGTCACGACACCTCCGCCAACGATGCTCGCACCTTCTTCACGGAGACTGGGAACGGGAAGCAGGTGCCTCGCACGATATTCGTGGATCTTGAGCCAACGGTTATTGATGATGTGAGGAAAGGCGAAATGCGGGACCTCTACCATCCAGAGCAGCTCATTTCGGGCAAGGAGGATGCGGCCAATAACTATGCCCGCGGACGCTACTCCATTGGCAAGGAGGTGATCGATAAGGTGACCACGCGTCTGCAAAAGATCGCCGAGCAGTGTGACAGCTTGCAGGGATTCCTTATCTTCCATTCGCTGGGCGGCGGCACCGGCTCCGGCTTCACCTCGCTCCTCATGGAGCGTCTGACCGCCGATTACAGCAAGAAGTGCAAGCTGGACTTTGCCGTCTATCCCTCGCCGAAGGTATCCACCGCCGTGGTAGAACCCTACAACGCACTGCTCACCACGCACTCCACCTTGGAGCACTCGGACTGTGTGTTCATGGTGGATAACGAAGCCATCTACGATATCTGCAACAATAACTTGGGCGTAGACAGGCCGGCATACAAGAACCTGAACCGCCTCATTGCCCAAATAGTTAGTTCCACCACGGCCTCGCTGCGTTTTAGTGGCTCCATGAACGTGGATCTCAACGAGTTCCAGACTAACCTGGTGCCCTTCCCGCGCATCCACTTCCCGCTGGTGGCTTACGCACCGCTGGTGTCGGCGGATAAGGCGGCGCATGAACAGCACGCCATCACCACGCTGACGAATGCCTGCTTCGAGTCCTCCAACATGATGGTCAAGTGTGATCCACGACAGGGAAAGTTCATGGCCTGCTGCATGCTCTACCGGGGCGATGTGGTACCCAAGGATGTGAATGCCGCTGTCTCGGCCATCAAGTCCAAGCGGCATATCCAGTTCGTGGACTGGTGTCCCACTGGCTTCAAGATTGGTATTAATTACGAGAGGCCGGCCTTTGTCCCGGATGGTGATCTGGCCAAGACATCGCGCGCTGTATGTATGCTGTCCAACACGACAGCCATTTCGGTGGCCTTCTCCAATCTGTCCTACAAGTTCGATCTGATGTTCAAGAAGCGGGCCTTCGTCCACTGGTATGTCGGCGAGGGCATGGAGGAGGGCGAGTTCACCGAGGCGCGGGAGAACATTGCCGTTCTAGAGCGTGACTTTGAGGAGGTGGGCCTGGACAATGCCGAGGAGGGCAACGATGAGGATCTTGATGAATATTGAAATTACATTGCTGTTCCCCTTGTTTGTCCACCAGTCACTTCAATATTccataaaataatgtaaaaaaaaaaaaaaaaaatctttaaaggAAAATGTGGCTTTAATTGGGAAAGAATTTTAgcattgaattaatttaaacaattgaaacattttgtgtaatattagaATTTATGATTGAAATAGAATCATTTTTGGTTTGAGGACAAACCCCGttgaattttgttgtttttttgggtcaagggggaacaaaaaatattttatataaaccagtaacttcattttttttttaagattttttttttccaaaaggatttaaataaaaatagtaaaaactTTAGAATTAAATAACTACTATTTCAATTTTAAGTCGATAAAAGATCTattaataaatcatttaattaacagaaaattttaaaatatatatataagtataaaaatatttctcctaaaataaaaatccatttTCATCAGTTTTctgtaatgttttttttttgtatattttttctttagttgtttttatgtttttgttttgttgtttattacTTTTTAACGCCTATTCGCTATGTTGTTttcaattgtatttttttgtttgtttcactTAATTTTActagattttattttgaacTTGCAAGTATTTtgcgtttcttttttttaattttttcatcaTGAACTTACACATAAAAGAATcatcaaaaagtttttgcacAGTGTGtaaaattacaatattttctgttgttgttgttgtgtgtgtgtgtgtatggtgTGGTTGTTGTGTAGGTGTATATCTTCTACGGTTTGTTTTTAATctataaatctaaaatttcTCTCTAAGAGCAGGCCAATGTTTACACCAATGATCAACTGGGAATTATCGTTCGTTTGTgttaacttttaaaatttgcAATAGAAAAAATcggaaatatataatttgctTAAACAAAACAGCTTCTACTATACAAAGAAAAGGCAATTGCATTAGTGtacttttgttttgtggtgtgTGTTATTTAGTGTAATCTTTAGGTAttcctatttttattataattacaatAATGACGATTTCTCCCATTTACTGAGTTTTGCGTTTGCTTTTAAATTACTATTACAATAGGTTaatccataaaaaatatataacgaTGATAATGATggcaaaatatatgtttttaaattgttggtttgtttgcttgttgtttttttgttgttgttgcattaCAAATTTGCTCTGTTAAAGTTGCGTCAGCTGCGGTTGCTTGCTAATCGGTGTTCTGGTTAattgttgttttgttaaaCGTTTGCCGATTTAATATGGAACATTTGAGAAGAGATACGAGACACTCTCGCCGTTGTGTGTCCGCCTAACGGCCTCGGCAAACATCATCGAGACATCAATGCACTGAAAACGGTAAAAGAATAATTTGTTGAAAGATTGTTGAAACATTGTTGAAAGATTTTAAACGATTTTAGTAAGATTAGTAAACTTTTACAGAAAGATTTCTAAACGATTGTTAAACTAAAATATGCGTTTAAAAGTTATACAACGATTTTTTAACGATTGCTAAATAATTGTAGAAATATCATATACAATTGTTGAACGATTGTAGTGATATTGGTGAAACATTATAAAGATTGTAGAAATATTGTACAACAAGATTTAAAGATTGCTGATAGATTTAATAAGAATACATACTAATTGAGCAAAGTTTTGCCAATCGTACAAATTTACCAATTCCTGATAAATATCTCACCTGAATCTTGGGACAATCCCGCATATGTCCATCCTGTGGTATGGTATTGGTCACCACCACAGCCTCGAAACAAGCATTATTGATCCGCGAAATCGCTGGACCCGAGAAAATGCCATGCGTCAGAATGGCATACAcctaagcaaaaaaaaaaaattggtaataaaattaaatatttgaaaaataaagccGAACAATAAGAAAACCCACCTTGGTGGCACCAGCCTCCACAAGGCGATCGGCAGCATGAACAATAGTACCGCATGTATCGGCCATATCATCGACCAGAATGGCAATCTTGTCCTTGACATCACCCACTAGAACCATGGATGCGACCTCATTGGCCTTCTTACGCTCCTTGTGTATCAGGGCGAACTCCACATTCAGGCGATCGGCAATCGAGGTGACACTAAAAGATAGTTCaagaaaattacaaattagcTTTATTCATGGTTTCAGAGTTCGAGACTTACCGCTTGGCACCGCCAGCGTCGGGCGACACAATGATCGAGTTTTTCCACTCGGGAATGTTCTCCTTGATCCACTTGAGTACCGCTGGCTCCGCATAGAGATTATCAACTGGTATATCGAAGAAACCCTGGGAATACATTTCAATTTACAGTTAATTTAAAGCTAACTGTCATAAAGCAAATATCACAGATTCCATTATCCATCTGAATCTCGACCTATACAGTTTAGAcctcaaaataaattttattttcaaaaagttAAGCAAACAGAGACGGTAAAATCCCAAAACAAAAGAGATTATCATGCCCCAATACCATACGCGCACGCTCAACTCGGAGGAGGAGGTGAGCCTGGCTCAGTGGCTCAAGGAGCAGCGCATTGTCCTAAATCTGCGCACAAGGCGCTTTTTCTCCGATGTGCTGCCAGTGGCCAAAATCATCAAGCTAGCCCATCCCCGGCTGGTCGACCTGCACAACTATGCGCCCAAGAACAGTATTCAGCTGAAGCTCAAGAACTGGGAGATTTTTGATACTAAGGTTCTTAAGAAGCTAAACGTCTCCGTCCCACATGCCCTTCTCGAGAAGTTGGCCCAGGCCGAGGCCGGAGCCATCGAGATGCTTTTCTACGAACTGATCCCGGTGACCAAGGGCCACCGCGGTCCAATGCCCAGTCCCCTGCTTCACGATGATCCTAGGCTCTCGCCCATGGGATCTAGCAGGAACCCTGCTCCCTTGGGTGTGCTAAAACATTCAAACAAGCAACAGCTCTGCAGAAGCCGCACCATTATTCGATCCCACAAAGTTAGTTGCCCCTCCCCAACTGGAGATGATTTGCCAGCCGAAGTTCTAAGCCTGGATGTGGATACTCTGGTCGATGGGAAGATTGAAAAGGTGGCCAAGAAACTGGTGGCCTATGAGGACTACGCCGTAGCTGTTCGTGCCAGCAACGAGAAGGATAACTACATTAAAATGATTCACCAGAAGGTAGACTATCTGCAAAGCTTGATTGCTGTGAAGGATGAGCGCATATCGGACCTTATGGATCAGCTGGCCAAATTGTCGGTGAGCATTCTTGCCTCCCACTCTGCCACTCTGTGCATTAACGATAATAACGATGACGATGATAATAATAGGATCAGTATAAATACCCATCAAACATACTAACGACAACAATGCCTAGACGTGGAGATGAAGGTGGTATCCTCCCCATTTGTTTCAAGGGAATCCAGCGACAGATCCTAGCCTAAAATGTTCCACGCCCTGGCTGGGTCTGCGTTGGGCTCAAGTTCTTCGATTCTTCATACCTTATATTAATCCATCTGAAGACCACTTGTTATTGGACatctctaaaatatatattttatgttttttggcaaagaaaatgtacaCGTTCCTTTATCGTAAATGACTAGCCCGGCGCGATATTAGAAACGCATTGAAGGCTTTCGCGGTAAAGATAATTGTGCAAAAGGCTTTACTGGGGGATTCTTCATTTGAGTAATGGGTATAATGGGTGAATAATGTTCGAGTTATATTTTGGAATGCTATCAGTGGTacttttctatattaaaataggAATGGAAACCCATTTTTGTATTGCTTATCTTATCAGTGGTTTGCTTGCACATTGCAGGAAACGCCTGGAAGAGGGAGTAATAAATGAAAGCATCTTTTACTGTGTTTCCATTTTGGAATCCTACCCTTTtctatttcttaaataatagaCAAATTATAGCAAGTGCTCTTTCTGTGGAGTCTTATTTGCTTGCACATTGCAGGCAATGCGTGAAACTGGGAAATCTACTTTTAGCTATataacttaattattttttaaattgtacaaaaattaatatttcgctttaaatgtttgttttctttttacctATAAAATTTCCTTcgtttttaaactaattaaattaaacaaattataaatttgtagagTTGGGACTTACCTGAATCTGTGAGGCGTGCAGATCCATGGTTATGATGTGATCGGCTCCAGCCACGGACAGCATGTTGGCCACCAATTTGGCCGAGATGGGCGCACGACTCTGTGCATTGGCCAGCGTAGAAAGAGAGGCGAAGGAAAAGTTACCATTAGCGCAACTAGTAgttcggtttttgtttttataaatatcatTCTTAGAGCTAAGCATTATTATGAGGAGTATAAACCATGGAAATCAAAATCGAACATGGACACACACAATATGTATAGAGACAGAAAGATCAACAAAGAGGTTTTAACGTTCCAATAGAGATTGCATATGGAGAGAGATAAATAACTCGAGGACAGACAGAGATTCTGTGGAGACAACACAAAAGGACAATAATGATGGTTGGTGCGCACCccgaaaaaaatgaaatatgagAGATACCCAATGATTTTTGTGGTGATGAAAGTGCAGCAACACACGCCAGTTagaaatatacatttacaGATAAAGATTGATTAATAGGCAAACAAGTGcaaagaaaattgaaatttcttaatttattcttttttttttaattttttcttggtttggtttggatttttttaaaggttttgcGATCTGAACTGGGAACAAGGCATGCAAAACATCAgtggaatatatatgtatgtgtataggtaggaaagaaaaggaaaatatcatCATCTGTTGCTTCAActcaaaagaaaaagaaaaaaaacacattaacAAACGCAACAAAGCAAAAGGCTTAAGACAAAAATAATCTAAAGCAAAacatttcttttcttttttttttttaattccgcAAACAGCATTAAAGATAATGCCTTGGGATATGGTAGAAACTAACGGACGACTACTCACAGTATATTGTTTGGCTGAAAACTCCTAAGTTCAACAGAattcaaattttgtttttattttttgggtttttgtattttgatgCGATAGAGAGACAAAtagtataaaaagaaaaagaagaaaacataAGAGTTCAGAATAATTGAGATTTGAGTGTGTAACGAAAAtagattaaatttaaaattaaaattaaatcaagtgGGGGAAAACGGGTGAGTGTACACTTGGGTTTAcattaaattaacataaaGACTTAATCCgtatttaaaaaggaaattgtTAGACTCAAAATCAAATAAGGTTGCAGTGCCAATTCCAAGATATacaatgtgtatttataaatatattttttcattccATCTCAGCCGATTGATTGGCTTGAAAGTCAAGGAACTCATTTGCAGTTCAGATTAACTCGTATCAGTTacagaaatgaaaaatatttgtgcatTTCGAGTTTAACCCCTAGGGTTCATCGTCTACCCCCAATCAACATACATTGACTGACGCGATTCGATCCGATGATCGTCTGACGTCAAAAAGGGATTATCACCCCAAGGAAAACTTAATCAACCCAAGAGAAAAACATATTTTGAGCCCCCCAAAGAGGAGGCTGGTGTTGTCAGGGACCGATAAGACGAAACGTAACAAAAAGTGCAAGATCAAAACAATCAATACAATACAAGAAAATAAGGTAGacgaaacaaacaaacagcagTCGAgacaacacaaacaaaaatatattttttagagatcaattattaaataaatatatagattaCTTATTTAAACTATACATATCAGGAGCTTTACCCAGAAATTGCCATtgcatttaaatcaattattagAAGTGTAAGGAttttatagcatacttttagccGCAATTTATATTGATTAAAAATCTTTAGCGATTTCTATGGCACCCCTGTTTGTAAGTTCATTtcgcattttcattttttgtttgcacacgaaacaaaggccaaaacaacaaaacacagaggcgccaacgaaaaaaaatgtggaaaattttgttttttattaattattttgccaATTAGTTGGGGAACATTTTTCACAGTGTTAACCAGGGATTTAATTTAGAGTTTAGGGAAAGGCAATAGGAATAGGAATTATAGGTAAGAGGGCATGCAAAAAGGATAGACAAAAAGCGATTTTTCTCTAAAGAATCTGTTAAGCCAAAGAGACGTCGCTAAAATCCCTTGTCGTGAGTTCATGAGAGTTCTGAGGATGagattttttgccattttcaaTTCTGATATTATACTATATTAGCTCCCCCGTTCCAGATTTATTCTTAGTACATATatcgaattattttttttt
Proteins encoded:
- the LOC108078681 gene encoding UPF0046 protein C25E10.12, with the translated sequence MEEVPVHPLSQDPTAAWRDISKSQRVIKVTMKPPTTTVAPNKARVVCMSDTHSLTPYIKFDIPDGDIFIHAGDFTKCGQLEEVEEFNNWIGGLPHRHKIVIAGNHELSFDSTFTHPFQKGGAGQGSGKGHASSSKHTGMSILDDLPTLGNAKESLESAVQTQNVRQVLTNCRYIEDELLEIWGIRIYGSPWQPEFCRWAFNVPRGAPCLAKWNQVPEGIDILVTHTPPVGHGDLCCSGVRAGCVELLSTVQQRVRPKYHVFGHVHEGYGITSDGRIIFVNASTCDINYLPNNAPIVFDVTLPPGVRKD
- the alphaTub67C gene encoding tubulin alpha-4 chain yields the protein MREVISIQIGQCGIQIGNACWELYLLEHGINLDGSLKSKEELQASGSSASVGHDTSANDARTFFTETGNGKQVPRTIFVDLEPTVIDDVRKGEMRDLYHPEQLISGKEDAANNYARGRYSIGKEVIDKVTTRLQKIAEQCDSLQGFLIFHSLGGGTGSGFTSLLMERLTADYSKKCKLDFAVYPSPKVSTAVVEPYNALLTTHSTLEHSDCVFMVDNEAIYDICNNNLGVDRPAYKNLNRLIAQIVSSTTASLRFSGSMNVDLNEFQTNLVPFPRIHFPLVAYAPLVSADKAAHEQHAITTLTNACFESSNMMVKCDPRQGKFMACCMLYRGDVVPKDVNAAVSAIKSKRHIQFVDWCPTGFKIGINYERPAFVPDGDLAKTSRAVCMLSNTTAISVAFSNLSYKFDLMFKKRAFVHWYVGEGMEEGEFTEARENIAVLERDFEEVGLDNAEEGNDEDLDEY
- the Prps gene encoding ribose-phosphate pyrophosphokinase 2 isoform X6; this translates as MLSVAGADHIITMDLHASQIQGFFDIPVDNLYAEPAVLKWIKENIPEWKNSIIVSPDAGGAKRVTSIADRLNVEFALIHKERKKANEVASMVLVGDVKDKIAILVDDMADTCGTIVHAADRLVEAGATKVYAILTHGIFSGPAISRINNACFEAVVVTNTIPQDGHMRDCPKIQCIDVSMMFAEAVRRTHNGESVSYLFSNVPY
- the Prps gene encoding ribose-phosphate pyrophosphokinase 2 isoform X5 gives rise to the protein MDAKSVDPEKAAAGDVCDADCVMPVRSANPIRARSLIRDNLEKQAGCLNLIHSRMPNIKVFSGTSHPDLAQRIVDRLGIDLGKVVTKKFSNLETCVEIGESVRGEDVYIVQSGSGEINDNLMELLIMINACKIASASRVTAVIPCFPYARQDKKDKSRAPISAKLVANMLSVAGADHIITMDLHASQIQGFFDIPVDNLYAEPAVLKWIKENIPEWKNSIIVSPDAGGAKRVTSIADRLNVEFALIHKERKKANEVASMVLVGDVKDKIAILVDDMADTCGTIVHAADRLVEAGATKVYAILTHGIFSGPAISRINNACFEAVVVTNTIPQDGHMRDCPKIQCIDVSMMFAEAVRRTHNGESVSYLFSNVPY
- the Prps gene encoding ribose-phosphate pyrophosphokinase 2 isoform X1, with protein sequence MDAKSVDPEKAAAGDVCDADCVMPVRSANPIRARSLIRDNLEKQAGCLNLIHSRMPNIKVFSGTSHPDLAQRIVDRLGIDLGKVVTKKFSNLETCVEIGESVRGEDVYIVQSGSGEINDNLMELLIMINACKIASASRVTAVIPCFPYARQDKKDKLAGSDDTEEAKKLAKKNYDWKFRSRAPISAKLVANMLSVAGADHIITMDLHASQIQGFFDIPVDNLYAEPAVLKWIKENIPEWKNSIIVSPDAGGAKRVTSIADRLNVEFALIHKERKKANEVASMVLVGDVKDKIAILVDDMADTCGTIVHAADRLVEAGATKVYAILTHGIFSGPAISRINNACFEAVVVTNTIPQDGHMRDCPKIQCIDVSMMFAEAVRRTHNGESVSYLFSNVPY
- the Prps gene encoding ribose-phosphate pyrophosphokinase 2 isoform X3 codes for the protein MDAKSVDPEKAAAGDVCDADCVMPVRSANPIRARSLIRDNLEKQAGCLNLIHSRMPNIKVFSGTSHPDLAQRIVDRLGIDLGKVVTKKFSNLETCVEIGESVRGEDVYIVQSGSGEINDNLMELLIMINACKIASASRVTAVIPCFPYARQDKKDKANAQSRAPISAKLVANMLSVAGADHIITMDLHASQIQGFFDIPVDNLYAEPAVLKWIKENIPEWKNSIIVSPDAGGAKRVTSIADRLNVEFALIHKERKKANEVASMVLVGDVKDKIAILVDDMADTCGTIVHAADRLVEAGATKVYAILTHGIFSGPAISRINNACFEAVVVTNTIPQDGHMRDCPKIQCIDVSMMFAEAVRRTHNGESVSYLFSNVPY
- the Prps gene encoding ribose-phosphate pyrophosphokinase 2 isoform X4 yields the protein MPVRSANPIRARSLIRDNLEKQAGCLNLIHSRMPNIKVFSGTSHPDLAQRIVDRLGIDLGKVVTKKFSNLETCVEIGESVRGEDVYIVQSGSGEINDNLMELLIMINACKIASASRVTAVIPCFPYARQDKKDKLAGSDDTEEAKKLAKKNYDWKFRSRAPISAKLVANMLSVAGADHIITMDLHASQIQGFFDIPVDNLYAEPAVLKWIKENIPEWKNSIIVSPDAGGAKRVTSIADRLNVEFALIHKERKKANEVASMVLVGDVKDKIAILVDDMADTCGTIVHAADRLVEAGATKVYAILTHGIFSGPAISRINNACFEAVVVTNTIPQDGHMRDCPKIQCIDVSMMFAEAVRRTHNGESVSYLFSNVPY
- the Prps gene encoding ribose-phosphate pyrophosphokinase 2 isoform X2, which codes for MPDKKCSENSEQNDCVMPVRSANPIRARSLIRDNLEKQAGCLNLIHSRMPNIKVFSGTSHPDLAQRIVDRLGIDLGKVVTKKFSNLETCVEIGESVRGEDVYIVQSGSGEINDNLMELLIMINACKIASASRVTAVIPCFPYARQDKKDKLAGSDDTEEAKKLAKKNYDWKFRSRAPISAKLVANMLSVAGADHIITMDLHASQIQGFFDIPVDNLYAEPAVLKWIKENIPEWKNSIIVSPDAGGAKRVTSIADRLNVEFALIHKERKKANEVASMVLVGDVKDKIAILVDDMADTCGTIVHAADRLVEAGATKVYAILTHGIFSGPAISRINNACFEAVVVTNTIPQDGHMRDCPKIQCIDVSMMFAEAVRRTHNGESVSYLFSNVPY
- the LOC108078790 gene encoding sperm flagellar protein 1, with amino-acid sequence MPQYHTRTLNSEEEVSLAQWLKEQRIVLNLRTRRFFSDVLPVAKIIKLAHPRLVDLHNYAPKNSIQLKLKNWEIFDTKVLKKLNVSVPHALLEKLAQAEAGAIEMLFYELIPVTKGHRGPMPSPLLHDDPRLSPMGSSRNPAPLGVLKHSNKQQLCRSRTIIRSHKVSCPSPTGDDLPAEVLSLDVDTLVDGKIEKVAKKLVAYEDYAVAVRASNEKDNYIKMIHQKVDYLQSLIAVKDERISDLMDQLAKLSDQYKYPSNILTTTMPRRGDEGGILPICFKGIQRQILA